A window from Salarias fasciatus chromosome 11, fSalaFa1.1, whole genome shotgun sequence encodes these proteins:
- the mal2 gene encoding protein MAL2, whose protein sequence is MSEPAAANPAATSFPAPVLSLPLGLDVLRTYSGALVCLEIIFGGLVWILVASSNVPVPLLQCWVMFVSVTAFFLSSAYLALLITGLADRINTDWNFLDVFYHFIAVLFYFAAFVLEAATTAANGGAHITPLPNSTDTVLCVTYPRGNIFTVLTGTQYSINVAATIFAFIVTFCYGCSMVMGFRRWRM, encoded by the exons ATGTCGGAGCCAGCAGCCGCTAATCCCGCCGCCACTTCGTTCCCGGCGCCGGTCTTGTCCTTGCCTCTGGGACTGGACGTGCTGCGGACGTACTCCGGAGCGCTCGTCTGCTTAGAGATA ATATTCGGTGGTCTGGTATGGATCCTGGTGGCTTCCTCCAATGTGCCCGTgcctctgctgcagtgctgggTGATGTTCGTCTCTGTCACcgccttcttcctctcctctgcctaCCTCGCCCTCCTCATCACCGGTCTGGCTGACCGCATCAACACAGATTGGAACTTTTTG GATGTGTTTTACCATTTCATAGCTGTCCTTTTCTACTTCGCCGCCTTCGTGTTGGAGGCAGCGACGACGGCGGCGAACGGAGGCGCGCACATCACTCCGCTGCCAAACAGCACCGACACCGTCCTGTGTGTAACCTACCCCCGAGGCAACATATTCACAGTCCTGACTGGCACGCAGTACAGTATTAATGTAGCAGCCACA ATATTTGCATTCATTGTGACGTTTTGCTACGGCTGCAGTATGGTGATGGggttcaggaggtggaggatgtaA
- the colec10 gene encoding collectin-10, which yields MPRLLVLCVLVLFCFCISASTEVCTNALIPGAKGEKGEMGEEGDAGKLGKAGPPGLPGAQGEPGLKGEVGQMGKMGPAGDKGDKGDTGLDGLLGFKGKAGTTCDCGRYRKVIGQLDLNVSKLKNGVKFVKNVVLGLRETEERYYLLVKEPKRFREASVNCRLRGGSIAMPKDNNTNRLMVDYVSEAGLTSVYIGVQAQSQDTNGSSTYIYADSSPLQGFETWNQVEDVKSPSSPSTNSSCVELLSTGTWARVDCEANMFFVCEFPKSRRRGGGATPAPASS from the exons ATGCCACGGCTGCTGGTCCTCTGCGTTTTGGTCCTTTTCTGCTTCTGTATCTCTGCTTCCACAGAAGTCTGCACCAACGCTCTGATTCCTGGAGCTAAAG GAGAAAAAGGTGAGATGGGGGAAGAGGGAGATGCGGGGAAACTGGGGAAGGCGGGACCACCAGGGCTTCCAG GAGCACAGGGTGAACCCGGGCTTAAGGGAGAAGTGGGCCAAATGGGGAAAATGGGGCCTGCTGGAGACAAAG GAGACAAAGGTGATACAGGTTTGGATGGACTCCTAGGTTTCAAAGGAAAAGCAG GCACCACGTGCGACTGCGGCAGGTACAGGAAGGTCATTGGACAGCTGGATCTCAACGTGAGCAAGCTGAAGAACGGAGTCAAGTTTGTGAAGAACG TTGTCTTGGGCTtgagggagacggaggagaggtaCTACCTCCTGGTGAAGGAGCCCAAGAGATTCAGAGAGGCTTCAGTGAACtgcaggctcagaggaggctcCATAGCCATGCCCAAAGATAACAACACCAACCGGCTAATGGTTGACTACGTCAGCGAGGCAGGACTGACCAGCGTCTACATCGGCGTGCAGGCCCAAAGCCAGGACACG AATGGATCAAGCACCTACATCTATGCAGACTCCAGCCCTCTGCAGGGCTTTGAAACTTGGAACCAGGTGGAGGATGTAAAATCTCCATCGTCTCCCTCGACAAACTCCagctgtgtggagctgctcagcaCCGGGACCTGGGCTCGGGTGGACTGTGAAGCCAACAtgttttttgtctgtgaattcccaaaaagcagaagaagaggaggaggagcgacgCCTGCTCCAGCATCATCCTGA